The Roseimicrobium gellanilyticum genome contains a region encoding:
- a CDS encoding TMEM43 family protein — MRPPLPGNASNSLMQGVKATLISSGIGLLLLLIFIVVLWKNEGRAIRTARGLAEGVSIVVPVDAAKVDAQNDSKLVHLSGNAVTKAPLEDLAFGIKQPALRLMRKVQMYQWKEKSETSYQSNESGRNGTTVYTYDKVWDETPINSTSFNQPLNHTNPTTWRFSGESWTAKDAAIGAFHLPEGLVVKLGEGLALPVGENSYTFTEPNPPQLQDGGLYFGANPQMPQIGDLKVTWQILKPGPYSIVGRQSGTSITPYPTKAGTFIELVASGHVAAHAMFDRAVKENIAFTWAIRLVGTIFVFVGIRLLFNPLASLGRAVPFISRLLSTGVTLFSAVLAVMLSLLVIGTAWFAYRPLLTIALLFIIAVIGIGWGMKYRKTAVG; from the coding sequence ATGCGACCACCTCTTCCCGGCAACGCCTCCAACTCCTTGATGCAGGGAGTGAAGGCCACGCTCATCAGTTCCGGCATCGGTCTGCTGCTCCTCCTGATTTTCATCGTGGTGCTCTGGAAGAACGAAGGCCGGGCCATCCGGACGGCTCGAGGGCTCGCTGAGGGAGTGTCCATCGTCGTCCCTGTCGACGCTGCGAAGGTCGACGCTCAGAACGACTCCAAGCTGGTGCATCTCTCCGGCAATGCGGTCACGAAAGCGCCTCTCGAAGACCTCGCCTTTGGCATCAAGCAGCCTGCGCTGCGCCTTATGCGCAAGGTGCAGATGTACCAGTGGAAAGAGAAGTCCGAGACCTCCTACCAAAGCAATGAAAGCGGTCGCAACGGCACCACGGTATACACGTACGACAAAGTCTGGGACGAGACCCCCATCAACTCAACCTCCTTCAACCAGCCCCTCAATCACACGAATCCGACCACCTGGCGATTCTCTGGCGAGAGCTGGACGGCAAAAGATGCCGCCATCGGCGCCTTTCATCTTCCCGAAGGCCTGGTGGTGAAGCTCGGCGAGGGCCTTGCGCTGCCAGTGGGCGAAAACTCCTACACCTTCACGGAACCCAATCCTCCGCAGTTGCAAGATGGAGGCCTATACTTCGGTGCCAATCCGCAGATGCCCCAGATCGGTGACCTCAAGGTGACGTGGCAGATCCTCAAGCCCGGTCCCTATAGCATCGTCGGACGCCAGTCCGGCACTTCCATCACACCTTATCCCACCAAAGCAGGCACCTTCATCGAGCTGGTAGCCTCCGGACATGTGGCTGCGCATGCCATGTTCGACCGCGCGGTGAAAGAGAACATCGCCTTCACCTGGGCCATCCGCCTCGTGGGAACCATTTTTGTCTTCGTAGGCATCCGACTCCTCTTCAATCCGCTTGCCTCTTTGGGCCGCGCTGTTCCCTTCATCAGCCGGCTGCTGTCTACGGGCGTGACACTCTTCAGCGCCGTGCTCGCCGTGATGCTTTCTTTGCTGGTCATCGGCACTGCATGGTTCGCCTACCGTCCGCTGCTCACCATCGCGCTGCTGTTCATCATCGCGGTGATCGGTATTGGCTGGGGCATGAAGTACCGTAAGACGGCCGTGGGCTGA
- a CDS encoding MotA/TolQ/ExbB proton channel family protein, translating into MNTSSSHVTGRRLAKTGAWMQLATLIGLASTVIGMTRAFETLGTAGVADPSGLSAAIGHVLWSTAAGLGIAAIGAILMGVAVLATSYREKWLFWFLIVEGVIWGAPLFPIGLFLLAVALLKRHEFFPVKLDGTTSPA; encoded by the coding sequence ATGAATACATCGAGTTCCCATGTCACCGGCAGAAGACTCGCCAAGACTGGCGCATGGATGCAGCTGGCCACACTGATTGGCCTGGCTAGCACGGTCATCGGGATGACCAGGGCCTTTGAGACTCTGGGAACCGCAGGTGTGGCGGACCCCAGCGGACTGAGTGCAGCCATCGGGCATGTGCTGTGGAGCACCGCTGCGGGCCTTGGAATCGCTGCCATCGGAGCCATCCTGATGGGCGTTGCTGTCCTCGCCACCTCCTATCGCGAAAAGTGGCTCTTCTGGTTTCTCATTGTCGAGGGTGTGATTTGGGGTGCGCCGTTGTTTCCGATTGGCCTGTTCCTCCTCGCGGTCGCGCTCCTCAAGCGGCACGAATTTTTCCCGGTAAAGCTGGATGGCACGACCTCGCCTGCGTGA
- a CDS encoding exo-beta-N-acetylmuramidase NamZ family protein has protein sequence MNLRTLILGVAATLMLASCTTPKPQVHGPVNGGPFRLGVDVLAGNNWDLLRGKRVGLICNQTSMTAGGLTTRAAMKRGGVNLVALYAPEHGIDGTIKAGVHVRNVRDRQTGLPVYSLYGDTRKPTPSMLAPIDVLVFDLQDIGSRSYTYISTMVLAMEACGENGKEFVVLDRPNPLGGIRVEGPPVESRWKSFVSQVNVPYVHGMTAGELAMMTLGQGWVNRRPALRVVKMTGWNRGMLWDNTGLRWHRTSPNIPHSTSPVYYVTTGILGGAAAVDVGIGTENPFGYAGGSGVNGASFCGYCQRLGFPGVRFTPYSKNGFGGARLAIDPRTPANLTALDVYMLAELNRQTRGRVLGRMSASQINLFNKVYGSDSLRRDLMRGVPPQRIVSSWKGFEQGFRSKRQAYLMYP, from the coding sequence ATGAACCTCCGAACCCTCATCCTCGGCGTGGCTGCCACGCTGATGCTGGCCAGTTGTACCACGCCCAAGCCGCAGGTGCATGGACCCGTGAATGGCGGTCCCTTCCGCTTGGGTGTCGACGTGCTCGCGGGAAACAACTGGGATCTGCTGCGTGGCAAGAGAGTCGGCCTGATCTGCAATCAGACGAGCATGACGGCCGGTGGTCTCACCACGCGCGCGGCGATGAAACGCGGTGGCGTGAATCTGGTGGCGCTGTATGCGCCGGAGCATGGCATCGATGGCACCATCAAGGCCGGGGTGCATGTGCGGAATGTGCGTGATCGGCAGACGGGACTGCCGGTGTACTCGCTCTATGGTGACACACGCAAGCCCACGCCTTCCATGCTGGCACCGATCGATGTGCTGGTGTTTGACCTGCAGGACATCGGCTCGCGCAGCTACACCTACATCTCCACCATGGTGCTGGCGATGGAGGCATGCGGCGAGAACGGGAAGGAATTTGTGGTGCTGGATCGTCCCAATCCCCTCGGAGGCATCCGTGTTGAGGGACCTCCAGTGGAGTCGCGGTGGAAGTCCTTCGTGAGCCAGGTGAATGTGCCCTACGTCCACGGCATGACAGCGGGCGAACTCGCGATGATGACGCTGGGCCAGGGATGGGTGAACCGCCGTCCCGCGCTGCGGGTGGTGAAAATGACAGGCTGGAACCGCGGCATGCTGTGGGACAACACCGGTCTGCGCTGGCACCGCACCTCGCCGAACATCCCGCACTCCACCTCGCCGGTGTATTACGTGACCACGGGCATCCTCGGTGGTGCAGCGGCGGTGGACGTGGGCATCGGTACGGAGAATCCCTTCGGCTACGCAGGGGGCAGTGGCGTGAATGGGGCCTCCTTCTGCGGCTACTGCCAGCGGCTGGGCTTCCCTGGGGTGCGCTTCACCCCGTACAGCAAGAATGGCTTCGGCGGCGCGAGACTGGCCATCGATCCGCGCACCCCGGCAAATCTCACCGCCCTGGATGTGTACATGCTCGCCGAGCTGAACCGCCAGACGCGGGGTCGCGTGCTGGGCAGGATGTCCGCCTCCCAGATCAACCTTTTCAACAAGGTGTACGGCAGCGATTCCCTCCGCCGCGACCTCATGCGCGGGGTGCCACCGCAGCGCATCGTTTCCTCCTGGAAGGGGTTTGAGCAGGGATTCCGCTCCAAACGGCAGGCGTACCTGATGTATCCCTGA
- the rsfS gene encoding ribosome silencing factor yields the protein MAKKAASKKAAKPVAAAPSKFEGEAMAKAAANYADDKKAEDIVIMDVRGISPVTDYFVICSVTSMPQLRAVRDEIEYQFKTEHHARPLAGDRNLESLWLILHYGDVMIHVFHKDKRDFYALEDLWSDAPVVSWSPTLPAAAAKKTTAKKATTKKAASKKATKAK from the coding sequence ATGGCAAAGAAAGCAGCAAGCAAGAAGGCCGCCAAGCCGGTGGCGGCGGCTCCCTCCAAATTCGAAGGCGAAGCGATGGCAAAGGCCGCCGCGAACTACGCGGATGACAAGAAGGCGGAGGACATCGTGATCATGGACGTGCGCGGCATCTCGCCTGTGACGGACTACTTCGTGATTTGCAGCGTGACCTCCATGCCGCAATTGCGCGCCGTGCGTGACGAGATCGAGTACCAGTTCAAGACGGAGCACCATGCGCGTCCTCTCGCCGGGGATCGCAATCTGGAAAGCCTGTGGCTCATCCTGCACTACGGGGACGTGATGATTCACGTCTTCCACAAGGACAAGCGCGACTTTTACGCGCTCGAGGATCTGTGGAGCGATGCCCCCGTGGTGTCGTGGAGTCCCACACTTCCTGCTGCCGCGGCGAAGAAGACCACTGCCAAGAAGGCAACAACCAAGAAAGCTGCGAGCAAGAAGGCGACGAAGGCCAAATGA
- a CDS encoding competence/damage-inducible protein A — MKIELINTGTELLIGDVINTNAAWLGQKLAELGLSVERATVVPDGMAIQDALGEACRRSDVVIVTGGLGPTSDDVSREAASAVLGLAIDVSDAVLKELTEFFAQRGKPVNEHNKRQAMVPHGGITLPNKHGTAPGVFLPAALGESRGLSCAVFLLPGPPRELKPMMEHEVIPRLREMLPGGEDRVCRYFKFTGLGESDISMALQNGLEAIGGLEIGYCLGKGDVDVRLSGPAGAIERAGVFCREALGEYLISDDRRLVEEVCVAMLSERGQWVATAESCTGGRIADRLTNVSGASRVLGHGFVTYANEAKTLHLGVPPELIAAHGAVSEPVAAAMAEGCLRVSGADHAVAVTGIAGPTGGTPEKPTGTVFIALASKGQPVEVRKRWFSGERERFKILTSQTALDFLRRRLSGYGLPIS; from the coding sequence ATGAAGATTGAGCTCATCAACACCGGCACGGAGCTGCTGATTGGTGACGTGATCAATACCAACGCGGCCTGGCTGGGGCAGAAGCTCGCCGAGCTGGGCCTCTCCGTGGAGCGTGCTACGGTGGTGCCGGATGGCATGGCCATTCAGGATGCCCTCGGCGAAGCCTGCCGCCGCTCGGATGTGGTGATTGTCACGGGTGGGTTGGGACCAACCTCCGATGATGTTTCGAGAGAAGCGGCGTCCGCAGTGCTCGGGCTGGCCATTGATGTCAGTGATGCCGTTCTGAAGGAGCTGACGGAATTCTTCGCCCAGCGAGGCAAGCCCGTGAATGAACACAACAAGCGGCAGGCCATGGTCCCGCATGGCGGCATCACGCTGCCCAACAAGCACGGCACGGCGCCGGGTGTGTTTCTTCCCGCGGCGTTGGGGGAAAGCCGGGGGCTCAGCTGCGCCGTGTTTCTCCTTCCAGGGCCTCCTCGCGAGCTCAAGCCGATGATGGAGCATGAGGTCATTCCCCGGCTGCGCGAGATGCTGCCGGGTGGTGAGGACCGGGTGTGCCGGTATTTCAAGTTCACTGGCCTTGGTGAGTCAGACATTTCCATGGCGCTTCAGAATGGCCTGGAAGCCATCGGAGGCCTGGAGATTGGCTACTGTCTCGGAAAAGGAGACGTGGACGTACGTCTCAGCGGACCTGCCGGGGCGATTGAGCGGGCCGGGGTGTTTTGCCGGGAGGCGCTGGGAGAGTATCTCATCTCCGATGATCGCCGCCTGGTCGAGGAGGTGTGTGTCGCAATGCTCTCGGAACGAGGGCAATGGGTGGCCACGGCTGAGAGCTGTACCGGCGGACGGATCGCTGACCGGCTGACGAATGTGAGCGGTGCCTCGAGGGTGCTTGGTCACGGCTTTGTAACCTATGCCAACGAGGCAAAAACCCTTCATCTGGGCGTTCCCCCAGAGCTGATCGCGGCTCACGGAGCGGTGAGTGAGCCAGTGGCGGCCGCGATGGCTGAAGGCTGCCTGCGCGTGAGCGGGGCGGACCATGCCGTGGCGGTGACGGGGATTGCCGGGCCCACAGGCGGTACCCCGGAGAAGCCCACGGGCACCGTTTTCATCGCACTCGCGTCCAAGGGGCAGCCCGTGGAGGTGCGGAAGCGGTGGTTCAGTGGTGAGCGGGAGCGGTTCAAAATCCTCACCAGCCAGACGGCTCTTGACTTTCTGAGGCGCCGCCTCAGCGGGTATGGCTTGCCGATCTCCTGA
- a CDS encoding fibronectin type III domain-containing protein, with product MSFSVPSMNFWRPVTRVAGLSLVLILSCGSLTADLATGVSKKEKEKERRDKDDKKRPEPAYLPEARPVAMRFVAGQSVDIELSAASGTVRQVEFLIRQTPQYGTLSAIRPHVSDSSKAVVTYTHSSPQASLADNFTFACRVADSSWSAPATVTLVGQRMEPKIEVIENPSFGRIFAGEEKLSRVTVRNVGSSPLEKTLDWQEPWSGPATLSVPVGATQEFLVTFRPTKAGEYRQDMVIQPGITSSRVILYGDSALPFSVSPSRLHLDFKETTGERAAMISLVNARDVAVKAEVALPPGLQGPSVVELAPSSRVDVRLYLPENHVEKFSGKVAIKSGDSSTTVDIDAKPTPATMRVVSPTESEIDFGRVTGRYKPTREVVVENRGGESLVVEAKAITPFALEGAGGAVTIEPRQRRVFKVSFQTDRLGPQTGHVELLSGTGRILVPLKVEVEEAKASETVASAQSGSMQTPATTPKVQPAVSEVQPARVSAFPSAPVASSTPDTETPAEEDEVVLPKRTRMQSAMLALLATSGMPLPKGSINPYLDKVRGLGVNERDSSSITVSWEKPSVMPSGWTVELASMAYNQEYNSFVKIWTRYQNWKPAEVGDERIGIRLFALRPGEQYEMRVMGVDREGKFSKPSDPILTSTPDSWRVPAWAWRLMIVGALSLVGYVLFRMRRGDFLVEA from the coding sequence ATGTCATTCTCCGTGCCCAGCATGAACTTCTGGCGTCCCGTCACACGTGTGGCGGGCTTGAGCCTCGTCCTCATCCTCTCGTGCGGGTCCCTGACGGCTGACCTGGCCACGGGTGTCTCGAAGAAGGAAAAAGAGAAGGAGCGTCGGGACAAGGACGACAAGAAGCGTCCCGAGCCTGCCTACCTTCCAGAGGCGCGTCCAGTGGCCATGCGGTTTGTGGCAGGCCAGTCTGTCGACATTGAGTTGAGCGCTGCCTCGGGAACGGTCCGGCAGGTGGAGTTCCTCATTCGCCAGACGCCCCAGTATGGGACGCTTTCGGCCATCCGGCCCCATGTGTCAGATTCCAGCAAGGCGGTGGTGACCTATACTCACAGCTCGCCGCAAGCTTCCCTGGCGGATAATTTCACCTTTGCCTGCCGTGTAGCGGACAGTAGCTGGTCAGCTCCTGCCACAGTGACCTTGGTAGGTCAGAGGATGGAACCTAAAATCGAAGTCATCGAGAACCCCTCCTTCGGAAGAATCTTCGCGGGTGAGGAGAAGCTGTCGAGAGTGACCGTGCGGAACGTGGGCAGTTCGCCTCTCGAGAAGACGCTGGACTGGCAGGAGCCCTGGTCCGGTCCGGCAACCTTGAGTGTGCCAGTGGGCGCCACTCAGGAGTTCCTGGTAACCTTCCGACCCACCAAGGCGGGCGAGTACCGGCAGGACATGGTGATTCAGCCGGGGATCACTTCCAGCCGTGTGATTTTGTATGGGGACAGTGCATTGCCCTTTTCCGTGAGCCCGAGCCGGCTTCATCTGGACTTCAAGGAAACCACCGGGGAGAGGGCGGCCATGATCTCGCTCGTGAATGCACGGGATGTGGCGGTGAAAGCCGAGGTGGCACTCCCTCCGGGCCTTCAGGGACCTTCGGTGGTGGAACTGGCGCCTTCTTCCAGAGTCGATGTGCGCCTGTACCTGCCCGAGAATCATGTGGAGAAGTTCTCCGGTAAGGTGGCCATCAAATCGGGGGATTCATCCACGACGGTGGATATCGATGCCAAGCCCACTCCTGCGACGATGAGAGTTGTCTCTCCCACGGAGAGCGAGATCGACTTCGGCAGGGTCACTGGCAGGTACAAGCCTACCCGCGAGGTGGTGGTGGAGAATCGTGGTGGTGAATCACTCGTGGTGGAGGCGAAGGCAATCACCCCCTTCGCATTGGAGGGAGCGGGTGGTGCAGTGACCATCGAGCCCCGCCAGCGCCGTGTCTTCAAGGTATCCTTCCAGACCGACCGTCTCGGTCCGCAAACCGGGCACGTGGAACTCTTGAGCGGGACTGGCCGCATCCTGGTGCCTCTGAAAGTGGAAGTGGAGGAGGCCAAGGCCTCGGAGACCGTGGCCTCGGCACAGTCCGGCTCGATGCAGACGCCGGCTACAACGCCGAAGGTGCAGCCTGCCGTATCCGAAGTGCAACCGGCGCGCGTTTCTGCATTTCCGTCGGCCCCGGTGGCTTCTTCGACCCCTGATACAGAGACGCCCGCCGAAGAGGATGAAGTGGTGCTGCCCAAAAGGACCCGTATGCAATCGGCCATGCTTGCGCTTCTTGCCACCAGCGGCATGCCATTGCCCAAGGGGTCAATCAATCCTTACCTCGACAAGGTGCGTGGTCTTGGTGTGAATGAGCGTGATTCATCGTCCATAACGGTTTCGTGGGAGAAGCCCTCCGTGATGCCTTCCGGCTGGACCGTGGAACTGGCGAGCATGGCCTACAATCAGGAATACAACTCCTTCGTCAAAATCTGGACGCGATATCAAAACTGGAAGCCTGCTGAAGTGGGAGATGAAAGGATTGGCATTCGCCTGTTCGCACTGCGACCTGGGGAGCAGTATGAAATGCGCGTGATGGGCGTGGACCGTGAGGGAAAATTCTCGAAGCCGTCGGATCCCATTCTCACCAGCACGCCGGATTCCTGGCGCGTGCCTGCCTGGGCCTGGCGATTGATGATCGTAGGGGCTTTGAGCCTGGTGGGATATGTCTTGTTCCGGATGCGCCGGGGTGACTTCCTCGTCGAGGCCTGA
- a CDS encoding type I phosphomannose isomerase catalytic subunit: MTPPLRFQPLYQTRVWGGRRLESVLGRELPDAQPYGESWELCDRVEHQSRVMGGVYEGLSLHDLWTQHRERVFGRRYVNHPAERFPMLLKVLDCEDVLSLQVHPPASIAARLGGEPKTEMWYVMDASPRATIYAGLRAGVTRDDFVRALDVGQVAELVHRVRPRKDQFMFVESGRLHALGAGLMVYEIQQNSDTTYRVFDWNRVGLDGKPRELHVPASLASIDFADVEPALQESGPEGTLASCPWFDVCTADALAGESVPLKTPEDFVCIAVMEGSVDLEGVVAGKGSLLLVPPVDSKDPLRAVTAVSDSRWLEIRLP; encoded by the coding sequence ATGACGCCTCCGCTTCGTTTCCAGCCCCTGTACCAGACGCGCGTCTGGGGGGGGCGACGGCTGGAGAGTGTGCTGGGACGCGAGCTGCCGGATGCCCAGCCCTACGGGGAAAGCTGGGAGCTCTGCGATCGCGTGGAGCACCAGAGCCGTGTGATGGGCGGGGTGTACGAGGGGCTGAGTCTGCATGACCTCTGGACGCAGCATCGCGAGAGGGTGTTTGGCAGACGTTACGTGAATCATCCGGCAGAGCGTTTTCCCATGCTGCTGAAGGTGCTGGATTGTGAGGACGTGCTTTCCCTTCAGGTGCACCCTCCGGCTTCCATTGCCGCCAGACTCGGCGGGGAGCCAAAGACGGAGATGTGGTACGTCATGGATGCGAGTCCCCGGGCGACCATCTATGCAGGCCTGCGCGCGGGCGTCACTCGCGATGACTTTGTGCGCGCGCTGGACGTAGGACAGGTCGCAGAATTGGTGCACCGGGTCCGTCCACGGAAGGATCAGTTCATGTTCGTGGAGAGCGGTCGTCTTCACGCACTTGGCGCCGGGCTGATGGTGTATGAAATCCAGCAGAACAGTGACACCACCTACCGCGTCTTTGATTGGAACCGCGTCGGCCTCGATGGGAAACCGAGGGAACTGCATGTGCCGGCGTCCCTGGCCAGCATCGACTTCGCGGATGTCGAGCCTGCGCTTCAGGAGTCGGGGCCGGAAGGCACTCTTGCCTCATGTCCCTGGTTCGATGTTTGCACTGCTGACGCCCTCGCGGGCGAAAGTGTGCCCTTGAAAACTCCTGAGGACTTTGTCTGCATTGCGGTGATGGAGGGCAGTGTCGATCTCGAGGGCGTGGTCGCTGGAAAAGGCTCATTGTTGCTCGTGCCGCCTGTCGATTCTAAAGACCCGCTTCGCGCCGTGACGGCGGTCTCAGATTCACGTTGGCTGGAGATTCGCCTTCCGTAA
- a CDS encoding thermonuclease family protein encodes MLQKTVVRLMLMLTIVWSAACTGSTTTRPERASPGGAEAADLGFESITRPAAQHRVVRVSDGDTVTLVSDGVTHKARLSGIDAPEMSQDYGNAARDALAAMVRGKAVTFTDSGQDRYQRTLVHLYVDGIDVNLQLVRQGMAWQYRAYSNDPGLAAAEQEARANRRGLWAKPNPVPPWDWRRLR; translated from the coding sequence ATGCTTCAGAAGACTGTCGTACGCCTGATGCTGATGCTGACCATCGTGTGGTCTGCTGCATGCACTGGCTCAACGACGACCCGGCCTGAAAGGGCGTCACCCGGAGGGGCGGAGGCAGCGGACCTGGGTTTCGAATCCATCACGCGGCCTGCAGCACAGCATCGGGTAGTGAGAGTGAGCGATGGGGACACTGTCACCCTCGTCTCAGATGGAGTGACCCACAAAGCAAGACTGTCGGGTATCGACGCGCCTGAAATGAGCCAGGACTATGGAAATGCCGCAAGAGATGCCCTTGCTGCCATGGTGCGGGGTAAGGCGGTTACCTTCACGGACTCAGGACAGGATCGCTATCAGCGGACCCTTGTGCATCTCTACGTCGATGGAATCGACGTGAACTTGCAGCTGGTCAGGCAGGGCATGGCCTGGCAGTATCGCGCGTACTCCAATGATCCCGGCCTCGCTGCTGCCGAACAGGAAGCACGCGCAAATCGCCGTGGTCTCTGGGCAAAGCCCAATCCTGTGCCTCCTTGGGATTGGAGACGCCTGCGTTGA
- a CDS encoding DUF4142 domain-containing protein, whose amino-acid sequence MKLKAISIACLSLAAAFFVSAKDPSSLNASDEKFVKMSAESGMTEVKVAELGAQKATRAEVKALAETMIKDHTALNTELQTLAGNKGAQLSAVIAPKGADMVKDLEKYSGEEFDKQFLEALKDGHEKSVKNFKDAAENAKDGDVKAFASKNLPTIEGHLEHIKRLQK is encoded by the coding sequence ATGAAACTTAAAGCCATCTCCATCGCCTGCCTATCGCTTGCTGCAGCTTTCTTCGTGAGTGCAAAGGACCCAAGCTCGCTCAATGCATCTGATGAGAAATTCGTCAAGATGTCTGCCGAGAGCGGAATGACAGAAGTCAAAGTCGCGGAACTTGGCGCCCAGAAGGCCACGCGTGCTGAAGTGAAGGCGCTGGCAGAAACCATGATCAAGGACCACACCGCGCTCAACACCGAACTGCAAACGCTTGCCGGCAACAAGGGAGCCCAGCTCTCTGCCGTCATCGCTCCGAAAGGTGCTGACATGGTAAAGGACCTGGAAAAGTACAGCGGTGAAGAGTTCGACAAGCAATTCCTCGAAGCTCTGAAGGATGGACATGAGAAGTCTGTGAAGAACTTCAAAGATGCCGCCGAAAACGCGAAAGACGGTGATGTAAAGGCATTCGCCTCCAAGAACCTTCCCACGATTGAAGGACACCTGGAGCACATCAAACGTCTTCAGAAGTAA
- a CDS encoding phospholipase D-like domain-containing protein has translation MRSASRHTKGKERSSSGSHLTTALVSGLAATVLARNFFESEKKVTHAIVTDYGVESPVFRRTISHMLGPPFVDGNDVRILNDGAEIFPAMLHAISQAKHSVTFENFVFTSGRVTRQFAGAFAERSLAGVKVHVLQDAMGCNCIHGEEFRVMKKAGVEVEVFRYFNLRFNERTHRKLLIIDGKSGFIGGVGISDDWDGHGDRPNIWRDTQYHVEGPVVAQMQQAFMDNWIQTRACVLHGDHYFPHIEKKNGMNCQVFKSSSSEGADSARLLFLFAIAAARRTIRIANAYFIPDDLTVQTLVEARARNVDVEIIVPGEHTDRQLVRKVGRARWKRMIEAGIKFYEFQPARFHPKYMIVDEYLSCVGSCNLDNRSLRLNEEANLNILDRDFAAEHVDIFERDKARSRRVALQEWRSRPLGEKVVGLLGCVLRSQL, from the coding sequence ATGAGATCAGCCTCCCGACACACCAAAGGTAAAGAACGCTCCTCAAGTGGATCCCACCTCACCACGGCACTCGTCAGCGGTCTTGCTGCCACGGTGCTGGCGCGAAACTTCTTTGAGAGTGAAAAGAAGGTCACCCACGCCATCGTCACGGACTATGGGGTGGAGAGTCCGGTTTTTCGACGTACAATCAGCCACATGCTGGGGCCGCCCTTCGTGGATGGGAATGATGTGCGGATTCTGAATGACGGGGCAGAGATTTTTCCGGCGATGCTTCATGCCATCAGCCAGGCGAAGCACTCCGTGACGTTTGAAAACTTCGTCTTCACCAGCGGCCGGGTGACACGGCAGTTTGCCGGCGCCTTTGCGGAGCGCTCGCTTGCCGGGGTGAAGGTGCACGTGCTTCAGGATGCGATGGGCTGCAACTGCATCCACGGAGAAGAGTTTCGCGTGATGAAAAAGGCGGGGGTTGAGGTGGAGGTCTTTCGCTATTTCAACCTCCGTTTCAACGAGCGCACCCACCGCAAGCTGCTCATCATTGACGGAAAGTCCGGCTTCATTGGCGGAGTTGGCATTTCTGACGATTGGGATGGCCATGGTGACCGGCCCAACATCTGGAGGGACACCCAATACCATGTGGAAGGTCCCGTGGTGGCGCAGATGCAGCAGGCTTTCATGGACAACTGGATTCAGACGCGTGCCTGCGTGCTGCATGGAGATCACTACTTCCCACACATTGAGAAGAAGAACGGGATGAACTGTCAGGTGTTCAAGAGTTCATCCTCGGAAGGGGCGGACAGTGCGCGCCTGCTGTTCCTCTTCGCGATCGCAGCGGCGCGGCGAACGATCCGCATCGCGAATGCATACTTCATTCCAGATGACCTCACTGTGCAGACGCTGGTGGAGGCGCGGGCTCGCAACGTGGACGTTGAGATCATTGTGCCTGGGGAACACACGGATCGGCAGCTGGTGCGCAAAGTGGGACGGGCGCGATGGAAGAGAATGATCGAGGCGGGCATCAAGTTTTATGAATTCCAGCCCGCGCGATTCCACCCCAAGTACATGATTGTGGACGAGTACTTGTCGTGTGTGGGCTCATGCAATCTCGACAACCGGTCCCTGCGCCTGAATGAAGAGGCGAATCTCAACATTCTCGATCGCGATTTTGCAGCGGAGCACGTGGATATCTTCGAGAGAGACAAGGCCAGGTCACGAAGAGTCGCCCTCCAGGAGTGGCGCTCCCGTCCCCTTGGGGAAAAGGTCGTGGGACTGCTGGGATGCGTCTTGCGCTCCCAATTGTAA